A genomic segment from Pyrodictium occultum encodes:
- a CDS encoding NOG1 family protein: protein MIRGPGEPRLPVGVLVASTLEPEELPWLRRHREMQRLVETVRRLRETHVYSSEEIVRIVGERYRRVKPRRRGLRGRIELELRRLEVVFNVSYSRLVQVARLPSTREMSEFHRALVLSFVGDEYDEALKAVRRALRVIREFWNQYRLLIASSQDAREAAQLRREGSGRILSVVRRLRRRLEVLERVRRELLRTHVVSEGLPIVVVAGIPSAGKSTLVRRLSTAEPEVAAYPFTTKTVIVGKARVGSIYFYMVDTPGILERPVEQHNEIERKAYAALKSLPDIVLFLVDPSPEKVQDTESQMKLLREIYHGIVEGRGAGLLVAVNKVDATPREWLEETLDTVSGALQGIGSASLCSPRPLFISAVTGEGLGELLDVVQRCLRAKTPWLFGG, encoded by the coding sequence TTGATAAGGGGCCCGGGGGAGCCTAGGCTCCCCGTGGGGGTCCTAGTGGCGTCAACACTGGAGCCGGAGGAGCTACCGTGGCTACGCCGCCACCGGGAGATGCAGCGGCTAGTGGAGACCGTTAGGAGGCTCAGGGAGACCCATGTATACAGCTCAGAGGAGATAGTGAGGATTGTGGGGGAGAGGTACCGGCGTGTCAAGCCGCGGCGCCGGGGGCTGCGGGGCAGGATAGAGCTGGAGCTGCGCAGGCTCGAGGTGGTGTTCAACGTATCCTACTCCCGCCTCGTGCAGGTGGCCCGCCTTCCCTCGACCAGGGAGATGAGCGAGTTCCACCGGGCCCTGGTGCTCAGCTTCGTCGGGGATGAGTATGACGAAGCACTGAAGGCTGTGCGCAGGGCGCTCCGCGTGATAAGGGAGTTCTGGAACCAGTACCGCCTCCTCATAGCCTCCTCCCAGGACGCCCGGGAGGCGGCCCAGCTGAGGAGGGAGGGGAGCGGCCGCATCCTCTCCGTGGTCAGGAGGCTGAGGAGGAGGCTCGAGGTCCTCGAGAGAGTGAGGAGGGAGCTGCTGCGCACCCACGTGGTCTCCGAGGGCCTCCCGATAGTGGTTGTGGCGGGGATACCCAGCGCTGGCAAGTCCACCCTTGTCCGCCGCCTCTCGACAGCGGAGCCGGAGGTGGCGGCCTACCCGTTTACCACCAAGACGGTTATAGTCGGGAAGGCTCGTGTGGGAAGCATCTACTTCTACATGGTTGATACCCCCGGCATACTTGAGAGGCCGGTGGAGCAGCACAACGAGATAGAGAGGAAGGCCTATGCCGCCCTCAAGTCGCTCCCGGACATAGTGCTCTTCCTAGTAGACCCGTCGCCCGAGAAGGTGCAGGACACCGAGAGCCAGATGAAGCTCCTCAGGGAGATATACCATGGCATAGTGGAGGGCCGGGGCGCGGGCCTCCTGGTAGCGGTGAACAAGGTGGATGCCACGCCTAGAGAGTGGCTGGAGGAGACCCTGGACACGGTCTCGGGCGCGCTTCAAGGAATCGGGTCCGCGAGCCTCTGCTCCCCCCGGCCCTTGTTCATCTCAGCCGTTACCGGGGAGGGCCTCGGCGAGCTGCTCGACGTCGTGCAGCGCTGCCTCCGGGCGAAGACGCCCTGGCTCTTCGGCGGCTAG
- a CDS encoding phenylacetate--CoA ligase family protein: MVAVAGKPRILHPIERASREEIEKIQLQRLRETVKRAYENVPFYRKKLREAGVRPEDVKSLEDVRKLPFTVKNDLRENYPYGLFAVPLSEILEVHASSGTTGKPTVVGYTRRDLDNWAELMARSLAAAGVTREDIVYIALGYHWFTGGLGFHYGAQRLGALAVPAGTGFTQRHVMMIRDLGATVLAAVPNYALRLAEVALEMGVDPARDTKARTGVFGAEMWSEELRRRINKLWDMDSYDIYGMSELYGPGTAMECHLHDGLHVWEDHYLVEVVDPKTGEPVEPEEKGVLVVTPLTHDAMPLLRYWTNDITFIYDSRSCDCGRTMRRIGRIVGRADDMLVINGVNVFPSAVEEVLLSEPRVNHHYQIVVEREGNLDRMYVFVEAARKMSEEEKQRLASELQYRLHEVLMINPRVRVLDPGELPRQEGGKAKRVIDRRRL; the protein is encoded by the coding sequence GTGGTCGCGGTGGCTGGGAAGCCGAGGATCCTGCATCCCATAGAGAGGGCCAGCCGGGAGGAGATAGAGAAGATCCAGCTCCAGCGGCTGCGGGAGACCGTGAAGAGGGCCTACGAGAACGTGCCGTTCTACCGCAAGAAGCTGAGGGAGGCGGGTGTACGCCCCGAGGACGTGAAGAGCCTGGAGGACGTGAGAAAGCTCCCCTTCACAGTGAAGAACGACCTGCGGGAGAACTACCCCTACGGGCTCTTCGCAGTCCCCCTCAGCGAGATCCTAGAGGTGCATGCCAGCAGCGGCACCACGGGCAAGCCGACCGTTGTGGGCTACACTAGGAGGGACCTCGACAACTGGGCCGAGCTCATGGCCCGCAGCCTGGCAGCGGCAGGCGTGACGAGGGAGGACATAGTGTACATAGCGCTTGGCTACCACTGGTTCACCGGAGGCCTCGGCTTCCACTATGGGGCCCAGAGGCTCGGAGCCCTAGCGGTGCCGGCGGGCACGGGGTTCACACAGCGCCACGTGATGATGATAAGGGACCTCGGCGCCACGGTTCTAGCGGCGGTGCCCAACTACGCTCTCCGCCTCGCCGAGGTAGCCCTCGAGATGGGTGTCGACCCGGCCCGCGACACCAAGGCCAGGACGGGGGTCTTCGGCGCCGAGATGTGGAGCGAGGAGCTTAGGAGGAGGATAAACAAGCTGTGGGACATGGACAGCTACGATATCTATGGTATGAGCGAGCTCTACGGCCCCGGCACAGCCATGGAGTGCCACCTTCACGACGGGCTCCACGTCTGGGAGGACCACTACCTGGTGGAGGTCGTGGACCCGAAGACCGGCGAGCCGGTGGAGCCGGAGGAGAAGGGTGTGCTGGTCGTAACCCCGCTCACACACGATGCCATGCCTCTCCTCCGCTACTGGACCAATGACATAACCTTCATCTATGACAGCAGGAGCTGCGACTGTGGAAGGACTATGAGGCGTATAGGCAGGATAGTGGGCAGGGCGGACGACATGCTTGTGATTAATGGTGTGAACGTGTTCCCCTCTGCGGTGGAGGAGGTGCTTCTCAGCGAGCCCCGGGTGAACCACCACTACCAGATAGTGGTTGAGCGCGAGGGCAACCTGGACAGGATGTACGTGTTCGTGGAGGCTGCCAGGAAGATGAGCGAGGAGGAGAAGCAGCGGCTGGCCTCGGAGCTGCAGTACAGGCTACACGAGGTCCTCATGATAAACCCGAGGGTGCGGGTACTGGACCCCGGCGAGCTGCCGCGCCAGGAGGGCGGCAAGGCCAAGAGGGTGATCGACCGGAGGAGGCTCTAG
- a CDS encoding nicotinamide-nucleotide adenylyltransferase yields MKRGLFVGRFQPPHWGHIEVIKWCLDRVDELVVVVGSAQESHTLRNPFTAGERIEMLRLGLRDAGVDASRIMIIPVPDIAMNHVWPRYLELLLPRFHVVFTRNPLVERLFTEYGYPVEAPPAFSRREYSATRIRELMLMGDESWRMLVPPSVARFIDEVKGVERLTTISRRD; encoded by the coding sequence TTGAAGCGCGGCCTCTTTGTCGGGCGCTTCCAGCCTCCCCATTGGGGCCATATAGAGGTTATAAAGTGGTGCCTCGACCGCGTCGACGAGCTGGTAGTGGTTGTTGGCTCGGCGCAGGAGAGCCACACGCTCCGAAACCCCTTCACCGCCGGGGAGAGGATCGAGATGCTGCGGCTGGGCCTCCGCGACGCGGGGGTCGACGCGTCGCGCATCATGATAATCCCGGTCCCGGACATCGCTATGAACCATGTATGGCCTAGGTACCTGGAGCTGCTCCTCCCGCGCTTCCACGTAGTGTTCACCAGGAACCCGCTCGTGGAGAGGCTCTTCACGGAGTACGGCTACCCGGTAGAGGCCCCGCCCGCCTTCAGCCGCAGGGAGTACAGCGCCACGAGGATACGGGAGCTGATGCTCATGGGCGACGAGTCCTGGAGGATGCTCGTGCCCCCGAGCGTGGCCAGGTTCATAGACGAGGTTAAGGGGGTCGAGAGGCTCACAACCATATCCAGGAGGGACTAG
- the rtcA gene encoding RNA 3'-terminal phosphate cyclase: protein MEPVVIDGSMGEGGGQILRTTLALSALLGRPVRIVNIRAKRPRPGLQRQHLTSVRAVAEVSGARVEGLRLGSTELTFLPGGLRGGRFRFDIGTAGSITLVLQAVLPVLAYAPGPVELEIRGGTDVPWSPPIDYVRFVLSRLLERMGYRFRVILRRRGHYPRGGGIVVVEVPEPPGRLAAARLDRAGAVKAFEGLSHAVRLPRHVAERQARAAKKLIESKYPGVPVSIETEWYEPGRDPHLGPGSGIVVWAYTENSVLGGDSLGAKGKPAEKVGGEAAEKLLEDLSTGMALDRHASDMLIPYAALACGESMLGGARLTMHAWTNIEVVKRLIPEARMELMEGGELEKPFLLRVGGICYQRRG from the coding sequence ATGGAGCCGGTTGTAATCGATGGCAGCATGGGGGAGGGGGGCGGCCAGATACTGCGGACCACCCTGGCCCTCTCAGCCCTCCTCGGCAGGCCCGTGAGGATAGTAAACATTAGAGCGAAGAGGCCCCGGCCCGGGCTCCAGCGTCAGCACCTCACCTCCGTGAGGGCCGTGGCAGAGGTCTCCGGGGCGAGGGTTGAGGGGCTCCGGCTGGGCTCTACGGAGCTGACATTCCTGCCAGGGGGGCTCCGGGGCGGCCGCTTCCGCTTCGACATAGGGACGGCTGGGAGCATCACCCTGGTGCTCCAGGCCGTCCTCCCGGTCCTGGCCTACGCGCCTGGGCCGGTCGAGCTCGAGATAAGGGGAGGCACCGACGTGCCCTGGAGCCCCCCTATAGACTATGTCAGGTTCGTGCTGTCCAGGCTCCTGGAGAGGATGGGCTACCGGTTCCGCGTCATCCTGCGGAGAAGGGGCCACTATCCCCGGGGAGGCGGGATAGTCGTGGTGGAGGTGCCGGAGCCCCCGGGGAGGCTCGCTGCGGCGAGGCTCGACCGCGCCGGGGCTGTGAAGGCTTTCGAGGGACTGAGCCACGCCGTCCGGCTACCGAGGCACGTGGCCGAGAGGCAGGCCAGGGCAGCCAAGAAGCTCATAGAGTCGAAGTACCCGGGTGTACCCGTCAGCATCGAGACCGAGTGGTACGAGCCCGGCCGCGACCCACACCTGGGCCCTGGGAGCGGGATAGTGGTCTGGGCGTATACGGAGAACAGCGTACTGGGAGGCGACTCTCTGGGAGCTAAGGGCAAGCCCGCGGAGAAGGTCGGCGGAGAAGCCGCGGAGAAGCTTCTCGAGGACCTATCCACCGGCATGGCGCTGGACCGGCACGCCTCTGACATGCTCATACCCTACGCAGCGCTGGCCTGTGGCGAGTCCATGCTAGGCGGCGCGAGGCTCACCATGCACGCCTGGACAAACATAGAGGTCGTGAAGCGCCTGATTCCCGAGGCCCGCATGGAGCTAATGGAGGGGGGAGAGCTGGAGAAGCCCTTCCTCCTCCGAGTCGGTGGGATATGCTACCAGCGCAGGGGCTAG
- a CDS encoding RsmB/NOP family class I SAM-dependent RNA methyltransferase, with the protein MTRARELASRYSFIHIHQALRYLALLGGEAERLLSIGEKDVMKTIRVNTLLTSVEELEERLAAKGVVTRRHPYIWYGLVVEETPYSIGALHEYMQGLYTIQGPASMMAVPALRPEEAGRIADMCAGAGVKTSQIAQHNPEAPILALDINSRKLLALKNNMSRLAVFNVAALHMDARRLPGLGRFDAVLLDAPCSGEGLLPFPRGRWRRSFSDILSRVELQLQLLDAGLDALEPGGVLVYATCSIAVEENEYVVNTLLEARGDFVVEEPRVPGDPGVTSYIGLRLDPSLSRCRRFLPHRHRTEGFTICRLVKTG; encoded by the coding sequence TTGACCCGGGCGAGGGAGCTGGCGTCGAGGTACAGCTTTATCCACATTCACCAGGCCCTCCGCTACCTAGCCCTCCTAGGCGGGGAGGCTGAGAGACTCCTCTCCATAGGCGAGAAGGACGTGATGAAGACTATAAGGGTTAACACTCTGCTCACCAGTGTTGAGGAGCTTGAGGAGAGGCTGGCCGCTAAGGGCGTCGTGACCAGGCGCCACCCATACATATGGTACGGCCTCGTCGTCGAGGAGACACCCTACTCCATAGGTGCGCTCCACGAATATATGCAAGGCCTCTACACTATCCAGGGCCCGGCCTCGATGATGGCGGTGCCTGCCCTCCGGCCCGAGGAGGCGGGCAGGATAGCAGACATGTGCGCGGGCGCGGGCGTTAAGACTAGCCAGATAGCCCAGCACAACCCCGAGGCCCCTATACTGGCCCTTGACATTAATTCAAGGAAGCTGCTAGCATTGAAGAACAATATGAGCAGGCTGGCGGTATTCAACGTGGCAGCACTCCACATGGACGCTAGGCGGCTCCCGGGGCTGGGGCGTTTCGACGCAGTACTCCTCGACGCTCCCTGCAGCGGCGAGGGCCTCCTCCCCTTCCCCCGGGGCCGGTGGAGGAGGAGTTTCAGCGACATACTCTCCAGGGTGGAGCTGCAGCTGCAGCTTCTCGACGCAGGGCTCGACGCCCTGGAGCCTGGTGGAGTACTGGTATACGCCACGTGCAGCATAGCTGTAGAGGAGAACGAGTACGTGGTCAACACCCTCCTAGAGGCCCGCGGGGACTTCGTGGTGGAGGAGCCCCGCGTGCCCGGGGACCCAGGCGTGACTAGCTACATCGGCCTCCGCCTCGACCCCTCGCTTTCAAGGTGCAGGCGCTTCCTCCCCCACCGGCACCGCACGGAGGGCTTCACTATATGCAGGCTGGTGAAGACTGGGTAG